tctatctatctgatgtTGTGGAAGCAATGTGGTATAAATAATATCTCCAAACAGCAGTGTTCATGGAGTATGTAATTTTATGTATGTTTAACTATCTGTATCCATCTATCTGATGTTGTGGAAGCAATGCAGTATAAATTATATCTCCAAACTGCAATGTATTGTTTATACagtatgtattattatatatgtctgtctatctatctatggcctgggggccagatgcgaccctttgggcgcttacctcaggacctcattttccctgtcctcttggcataaggacatggcagcCCATCAAGTCCTTAtgtcaaaaagatgggggagataggcacgcagcagctgagaaccctctggagcATTCCTAGCCACCACCTGTCgttccctcctcccagcataatgccaagaggatagCCCAAGGATCGGAGAAGGGGGATCAGGAGGAGAATCGGGGCAGCTGACGCGTGTCTCGCCTTCCTCCTGAAGTGAGCAGTcccgtccttatgccaagaggacaacctgaggatgacctgggccctgcTCTGCCCCCTCCTTGCCCCACCCTCTGCTGGGCTATCCTCCCTTCTGGCCGAGCCCACAATGTGAGCCcaaagcaaaaaagtttgcccatgcctgatgtatctGATGTTGTGGAAGCAGTGTAGTATAAATAGTCTCCAAACTGTAATGTTTATACAGGATGTACATTTATATATGTCTgtctatgggcccttctacacagccgtataacccagaatatcaaggcagaataacccaccatatctgctttgaactggaatttctgagtccatactaccatatgccgggctgtggcgcaggctggtgggcagccagctacaataaatcactctgaccaagaggtcatgagttcaaggccagcccatggccgGGTGAGCACCtggcaattaaaaataaaaaaatagcccctgctcattgctgacctagcaacccgaaagataattgtatctatcaagtaggaaattaaggtaccacttataaagtggggaggctaatttaactaatttacgactccataaaaattatccagccgccattggaatgagaacgtgccgttgcagtggatgatgaagcagctgctccccctgtggccggaatcgaacatcccctcaggagaaggttaaattgtgtctgtgtctgtctttgttctatgtgtatatggcattgaatgtctgccttatatgtatatacaatgtgatccgccctgagtcctcttcggggtgagaagggcagaatataaatactgtaaataaataaataaataaaatatatcccagttcaaaacagataatgtgggattttattgagctgtgtggaagggacctatctGTCTAtatccatctatgtatctatctgcgGTTGTGCAAGCAATACAGTATTAATATCTCCAAACTGCAATGTTTATACAGTATGCATTATTAGATATGTATATCTCTATCTCTCTGATGTTGTGGAAACAATGCAGTCTAAACAGTATCTGCAAACTGTCGTTATTTCCTTTTGAGGGGATTGAGGGCAGAGCAAAAGCATTTTTCAAACCGAAAATATGCTGAGTTTTTTTAAGTATTTTCAGCGGAGTTTTAAAAATGTCATGCCACTTGATTGCCAAGTCTAGCGATTTCTCTCTTAAAGCTAAGGGAAAGTGAATGACTAACACAACTTACTTGATTATTGTGACATAATGACAAGAAGTTCCATTTCAGTTATTCATTGGCATGATCACCCCTTGTTGTGTGTTattttctctgccttttctaGGTGATCTCTTGATGAAACCAATCCTAGAAGCAGCAGGGAAAGACATTAGCCATTGGTTCAACCCCAAAACCAAAGATGTGAGTACCTGCAAGCTCCAAAAATCAGGGTAACTTCCATCTAAGTCTAACTCAGAGAGGTAACTTTTTATTTGGTTTAAGAGTTTTCACCtccacattttcttatttaacttTATGGTCTCCAGTATCCTTTAGATTAAAAATGTAAGAAGATAAAAGGCAAAACAAGAAAAGATGCATACCAGGCTAAAGTACTAAAATAGGATGAACCAGAACATGTGCCAGCtttggccctcaaggtgttttggacttcaactcccaaaattcctaataactcattggctgttaggaattgtaggagttcaagtccaaaacacctggagggccaaagttggcccatgcctgggataaacCAATGCAGTATTCTGAAAGCTTTGAAACAATTTATAAAGTGCCTGATACTAAAATCTAAATGAATAGTTTGATGATCACCTCTCTACTCCTTCATCCAAGTCTTTATGGAAATCCATTCTCCTATTTGCTAAGTGTAGAAATAAGAGCTCCTCATTAACCAATTTaccattcctttcttccttccagaTACAGACACACATTGATCCTCTAACGGGATGTCTCAAATATTATACCCCGCAAGGCCGCTTTGTGCACATTCCACCTCCGCTGCCTCGCTCAGACTGGGCCAATGACTTTGGTAAGCCCTGGTGGAGAGATCCCAAATATGAGGTGGGCATCTTGTCCTCCAAAACAAGGCATATACGAATCATCAACACTCTGACCTCTCAGGAGCATACCCTTGAGGTAAGTCCTGTCCCATCTCTACATTGAATTTGTATTAAAAAATTAAGCATTTGACTCCTATGTTGCTAAAGCTTTGGTAAGATGATGTTATGGAAGTCAAACAGCGATACCATGTGTCTTCTGCTCCATCCTATGTCTTAAAGGATATGGCAGCTGGAGGGAGTTCTTTGGTTCTGGGATGCATTCTGATCCTCTTGTAATTCCACTCCTGGAGTTTTCTGCAGGTATGTTCAGAGGAAAACATGTGGGAGATCTTGCGACGCTATCTCCCTTACAATGCCCATGCTGCTAGCTACACATGGAAATATGAAAGAGTCAATCTAGACATGGAGAAGACCCTTCAACAAAATAACATTCCAGATGAGG
This sequence is a window from Anolis carolinensis isolate JA03-04 chromosome 6, rAnoCar3.1.pri, whole genome shotgun sequence. Protein-coding genes within it:
- the LOC100560490 gene encoding cytochrome b5 domain-containing protein 1 isoform X1, producing MDVTSFPWQRWASFLNRSRHGVVQAALLHSEGGLGAQPARGPLGLLFGPRLRPHPPGRRQQGRHWNENVPLQWMMKQLLPLWPESNIPSGEGDLLMKPILEAAGKDISHWFNPKTKDIQTHIDPLTGCLKYYTPQGRFVHIPPPLPRSDWANDFGKPWWRDPKYEVGILSSKTRHIRIINTLTSQEHTLEVCSEENMWEILRRYLPYNAHAASYTWKYERVNLDMEKTLQQNNIPDEDEEFYELNMDADAFTPAILLYFNDDLTEL
- the LOC100560490 gene encoding uncharacterized protein LOC100560490 isoform X3, with product MDVTSFPWQRWASFLNRSRHGVVQAALLHSEGGLGAQPARGPLGLLFGPRLRPHPPGRRQQGRHWNENVPLQWMMKQLLPLWPESNIPSGEGDLLMKPILEAAGKDISHWFNPKTKDIQTHIDPLTGCLKYYTPQGRFVHIPPPLPRSDWANDFGKPWWRDPKYEVGILSSKTRHIRIINTLTSQEHTLEFSAGMFRGKHVGDLATLSPLQCPCC
- the LOC100560490 gene encoding cytochrome b5 domain-containing protein 1 isoform X2, producing the protein MESCRPRYYTPKEVSVHNRPGDLWVSYLGRVYDLTPLAAANKGDLLMKPILEAAGKDISHWFNPKTKDIQTHIDPLTGCLKYYTPQGRFVHIPPPLPRSDWANDFGKPWWRDPKYEVGILSSKTRHIRIINTLTSQEHTLEVCSEENMWEILRRYLPYNAHAASYTWKYERVNLDMEKTLQQNNIPDEDEEFYELNMDADAFTPAILLYFNDDLTEL